The following proteins are encoded in a genomic region of Desulfosporosinus youngiae DSM 17734:
- a CDS encoding GH36-type glycosyl hydrolase domain-containing protein, translating into MKFFTRSTTKHKPYKDIVLHGEDLLSHAEEIAKSDVNQGKTRLKQSLLPRVKENMKFLEQAYGEIADYNARTQDIVPATDWLLDNFYSLKDLRAEIQNSLPEKFERQLPLNASGDFQGYPRIYGLLIELIEHTDSQLQSDTLKAFINAYQVQVPLSSGELWAIPIMLRIILLENIRRLTEQILFTQAEREAADHWVLPLLESEHLPEEWDRLLKSLAAQEEYSSAYAEQILKRIRELGTDVVPLLQWVDRAIAKQDTTIEELAKLERQHQTMCQVSMGHAIASLHFVNSEDWPRFFEEVSLVERVFEQDPSNVYREMDFQSRDYYRHCVEKIARNFRVSELVVARKVLARAQKAVEQGETVSSHVGYHLMGPGRDELEQELEQDFGKSQDFRGELRREIRRKPGSYYFGSLLVGVALLSGLVLAYAIQDTPLFFSYIPLIIGLLIWASSMVIPLVNWIASELVRPSFLPKLALGEGIPQHLRTMVVIPTLLTNVNRVHELINEMEVYFLANRDENLHFALLSDFADAKTEIREEDNEILSAATSEIERLNRKYGDNRFYFFHRQRLFNDSEGVWMGWERKRGKLVEFNRLLRQEGRTSFNVQIGDLSILPTFRYVITLDADTQLPRGIAKKLIGTIAHPLHAPRLSADGERVVQGYGILQPRVGVSILKAGASKFARIFSGRVGVDPYTTAVSDAYQDLFGEGIYTGKGIYDVEVFHKVTNHRFPENTILSHDLIEGLYARAGLVTDVELIDGYPANYLAYMCRLHRWVRGDWQLIPWLFKEGPVLARWKIFDNLRRSLEAPAQLLLIMLGFTVLTRDPLVWLGIVSLSLLLPILLYLLSQLFNERADKGNMVSDLLTLTLQSILQFLFIPFQAWIMLDAIIRSLYRQFVSHRNLLEWETALDAEKRLDASLKTMFKTMWPVVLFVFLAVLTLSVAFPGRLGRFVPVGIVWLVSLWVAYKVSLPIQHKRIELSSSELISLRRYSRKIWAFFEDYLCAEDHWLPPDNVQIDPPNGVAHRTSPTNIGLALLTNLAARDFGYIPLAGVYGNIEQTLKTLEGLDHWQGHLYNWYDTQTLAPLEPRYISTVDSGNYVMYLMTLKSGLAELLDKPVFDLQYAGGLKDTYTLLAEDVGEDTLAVLKPFGQELDRILSSDEAWSLKTWMDLHSLWPARILDHELRREGRYWAGNLDRMIRNIHAELQELFPWITDQENPETQGILNEQVLNLGLRELAGLYGEILKNDPFPAEINKILKPALSKIQDYIHRSEKLQLRLEEIALKTDFLPLYDESRQLFSIGYNVSESKLDKSFYDLLASEARQASFFAIAKGDVPPSHWFKLGRSLTMTKGKRSLVSWSGTMFEFLMPLLVMKNYEATLLDETYHSVVEVQRKYGLEKNVPWGISESGFHAFDPQLNYQYKAFGVPGLGLKRGLIQDLVIAPYASFLALMVSPREAVSNISAMEEKGFGGRYGLFEAVDFTSERVQVGRPFKLVQSFMAHHQGMSLLAIDNVVFKNVMQQRLHSEALIQATELLLQERLPEATQIIPQPEDEYQVTKQRSKDLELEKNQFTLLNTVNSPIPVAHCISNGQYSVMLTNSGAGFSRFKTISLSRWREDVTQDAWGVYFYIQNLNSGDVWSAAYQPCRDSGEDYKVTYAPDQVEFCRKDGNITTHTEIVVSPEDQAEMRRISLTNHSKHDRTIEVTSYFEVVLARQSEDLAHPAFSNLFIQTEFAHEALLASRRPRSEHQARLWLMHTVCIEGEKVGSLQYETDRSRFIGRGRSLAKPQALDANHPLSNTAGAVLDPIMSLRRRVRIRPGETARVSFSIGYAESREEAIRIADKYQDPLSVKRAFELAWTHSKMELRHLNLTAAQANEALSLGGHLLYLSPCRRDAAECIKQNRKGQSALWAYAISGDLPIVLVRVANTEHLDLVRRLLTIHEYWRLKGLFADLVILNEDDSGYVQAFQDNLRDFISMGHARDLLNQPSGVFLLQKGHVQADVLNLLCTVARITFTGEGGSCTIQVRKKAKHSLREPVHFKEENQPLPNNTDSRSEFQEAAGESSGSRLHFSNGYGGFSEDGKEYIIELQEGMNTPLPWINVIANSNFGFQVSEVGAGYTWSQNSREYKLTPWSNDPILDPVGEALYLRDQETGEFWSVTANPKREKGLYKIRHGQGYSIFEHCSRGLKQHLRLFVPMADPVKMVELTLTNTSDRSLNLSVVYYVEWVMGVVRDQTAPYLVTEYDQAGSTFYVQNTYQEEHQGRIGFLTVLGADVTGYTGDRSEFIGRNGSLADPAGLKLDSLSESVGAGLDPCSALELEVFIPPGESKQITFLLGETANRQEAGQLISAYEQPEKIHEAFNQVLEHWDKLLGSIQVQTPDISMNLLINRWLMYQTIVCRLWARSAFYQSGGAYGFRDQLQDVMSLVYTDPPVTRRQILIHCRHQFIEGDVQHWWHAEKGKGIRTRFSDDLLWLPFVTAHYIERTGDIGVLDEVTEFLEDEPLKEGEDERYSIPRISTEQGTVYEHCLRAIERGLRFGEHGLPLIGSGDWNDGFSRIGHQGKGESVWLGWFLYLTLIHFAELCDARQDLERGVRYRKLAEELQTNIEAHGWDGGWYRRAYFDDGTPLGSSQNSECQIDALAQSWSVISGAARPTRAKDAMLALEHYLWRKEDGLLLLLTPPFDKLLPDPGYIKGYVPGVRENGGQYTHGAIWSILAYTTLGEGDKAAELFQMLNPIHHARTEHEVHRYKVEPYVMAADVYATPSHVGRGGWTWYTGAAGWMYQAGLEGILGFKRLGDKLVLKPCIPSRWPGFSLVYRYKTTTYELYVENPAARMTGFVKLTLDQEELLEPVIDLKDDGRTHTVRLTI; encoded by the coding sequence ATGAAGTTTTTCACACGATCAACAACGAAACATAAACCCTATAAAGATATTGTACTTCATGGTGAAGATTTACTTAGTCATGCTGAAGAAATTGCCAAATCCGATGTCAACCAGGGAAAAACCCGCTTAAAACAATCCTTGCTTCCCCGGGTAAAAGAAAATATGAAATTCTTAGAGCAGGCTTATGGTGAAATTGCAGATTATAATGCCAGAACACAGGATATTGTGCCTGCCACTGATTGGCTGCTGGATAACTTTTATAGTTTAAAGGATTTGAGAGCGGAGATTCAGAACAGCCTTCCTGAGAAATTTGAACGCCAATTGCCATTAAACGCCAGCGGAGATTTCCAGGGATACCCGAGAATTTATGGGTTATTAATTGAACTCATTGAACACACGGACAGTCAATTGCAAAGTGATACCCTTAAAGCATTTATTAACGCCTATCAGGTCCAAGTCCCCCTATCCAGCGGAGAATTATGGGCAATTCCCATTATGCTGCGCATTATTCTGCTGGAAAATATCCGGAGGCTGACCGAACAAATTCTATTTACTCAGGCAGAACGTGAAGCAGCCGATCATTGGGTTTTACCTTTGTTAGAATCCGAACATCTGCCGGAAGAATGGGATAGACTCTTAAAATCTCTTGCCGCCCAGGAAGAATACTCTTCCGCTTATGCAGAGCAGATTCTGAAACGTATTCGCGAGCTTGGTACAGACGTAGTACCCCTTTTACAGTGGGTAGACCGTGCCATAGCCAAACAAGATACGACGATTGAAGAATTGGCAAAGCTTGAACGTCAGCATCAGACCATGTGCCAGGTATCCATGGGTCACGCGATTGCCAGCCTCCATTTTGTCAATTCGGAAGATTGGCCGCGTTTTTTTGAAGAGGTCAGTTTAGTAGAACGTGTTTTTGAGCAGGACCCAAGTAATGTTTATAGAGAAATGGACTTTCAGTCCAGAGATTATTACCGGCATTGCGTGGAAAAGATAGCCCGAAACTTCAGAGTGTCTGAACTGGTTGTTGCCCGTAAAGTGTTAGCGAGGGCGCAGAAGGCGGTTGAGCAAGGGGAGACTGTTTCCTCCCATGTTGGTTACCACTTGATGGGTCCGGGCCGTGATGAACTTGAACAAGAATTAGAACAGGACTTTGGAAAGTCACAGGACTTCCGGGGTGAGCTTCGTCGTGAGATTCGCAGGAAGCCTGGCTCATATTATTTCGGCAGTTTGTTGGTTGGGGTCGCGCTTCTGTCCGGCTTGGTTTTAGCATACGCAATTCAGGACACACCTCTTTTCTTTAGTTATATACCATTAATCATTGGTCTCTTAATTTGGGCAAGCAGCATGGTCATTCCTTTGGTGAATTGGATTGCTTCAGAACTGGTTCGTCCATCATTTCTGCCGAAATTAGCATTGGGGGAAGGAATTCCCCAGCACTTGCGTACTATGGTTGTAATTCCAACTCTCCTGACCAATGTTAACAGGGTGCATGAACTTATCAATGAGATGGAAGTCTATTTTCTCGCCAATCGGGATGAGAATTTACATTTTGCCTTGCTGAGTGATTTTGCCGATGCTAAGACAGAAATCAGGGAAGAGGATAACGAAATCCTATCAGCAGCCACCTCCGAGATAGAACGATTAAACCGTAAATATGGTGATAACCGCTTTTATTTTTTTCATCGCCAACGGCTATTCAATGATTCTGAAGGGGTATGGATGGGCTGGGAGAGAAAGCGCGGCAAGCTGGTTGAGTTCAATAGACTATTGCGTCAAGAAGGAAGGACAAGTTTTAATGTGCAAATTGGAGACTTGTCAATTTTGCCAACCTTTCGTTATGTGATTACCCTTGATGCCGATACCCAGCTGCCGAGGGGAATCGCCAAAAAACTAATTGGGACGATCGCCCATCCTTTGCATGCACCCCGCCTTAGTGCGGATGGAGAGAGAGTAGTCCAGGGCTATGGGATCCTCCAGCCACGTGTGGGAGTATCTATTCTCAAAGCCGGCGCCTCAAAGTTTGCCCGCATTTTTTCCGGCAGAGTTGGAGTTGATCCTTATACCACAGCGGTTTCAGATGCATATCAGGATTTATTCGGAGAAGGTATCTATACAGGAAAAGGAATTTATGATGTTGAAGTCTTCCATAAGGTAACCAATCATAGGTTTCCTGAAAACACCATTCTCAGCCATGATTTAATTGAAGGATTATATGCGCGGGCCGGTCTTGTGACAGACGTAGAGCTGATCGATGGTTATCCGGCGAACTACCTGGCTTATATGTGCCGGCTGCATCGCTGGGTGAGGGGAGACTGGCAGCTGATCCCCTGGTTATTCAAGGAAGGTCCGGTTTTAGCCCGTTGGAAGATTTTTGATAATTTGAGAAGGAGTTTAGAAGCTCCCGCTCAGTTACTGCTTATTATGTTAGGGTTTACAGTTCTTACGAGAGACCCCTTAGTTTGGCTTGGAATCGTCTCTTTGAGTTTACTCTTGCCTATCCTTTTATATCTTCTCAGTCAGCTCTTCAATGAACGTGCCGACAAAGGGAATATGGTCTCTGACCTGTTAACCTTAACCCTGCAGTCCATACTTCAATTTTTGTTTATTCCCTTTCAAGCCTGGATAATGCTCGATGCGATCATAAGAAGCCTGTACCGGCAGTTTGTTTCACATCGAAACTTATTGGAATGGGAAACGGCCTTAGATGCGGAAAAACGTTTAGATGCCAGCCTGAAAACTATGTTCAAGACAATGTGGCCGGTCGTTTTATTTGTTTTTCTCGCGGTATTGACCCTTTCCGTTGCTTTCCCCGGAAGGTTGGGACGGTTTGTTCCGGTGGGAATTGTCTGGCTTGTGTCCCTATGGGTTGCTTACAAGGTAAGTTTACCAATTCAGCATAAAAGAATAGAACTTTCATCTTCGGAACTGATCTCTTTACGTCGCTATAGCAGAAAGATATGGGCATTTTTTGAAGACTATCTCTGCGCTGAGGATCACTGGCTGCCGCCGGATAATGTGCAAATTGATCCGCCTAATGGGGTAGCACACCGGACATCACCAACCAATATCGGACTTGCCTTGTTAACGAATCTGGCGGCAAGGGATTTCGGGTACATTCCTTTAGCCGGAGTATACGGAAATATAGAGCAAACCCTTAAAACCCTGGAGGGATTAGATCATTGGCAAGGACATCTTTACAATTGGTACGATACTCAAACTCTTGCCCCCTTAGAGCCCAGGTATATCTCAACCGTTGACAGCGGGAACTATGTGATGTATCTGATGACCTTAAAATCCGGGTTAGCTGAGTTATTAGACAAGCCTGTCTTTGACCTGCAGTATGCCGGCGGGCTGAAAGATACTTATACTCTCCTGGCAGAAGACGTGGGCGAGGATACCTTGGCAGTGCTTAAGCCATTCGGGCAGGAGCTGGATCGGATTTTAAGTTCGGATGAAGCATGGAGCCTCAAAACCTGGATGGATCTCCACTCCTTATGGCCGGCCCGCATTCTGGACCATGAATTACGCCGGGAGGGCAGATACTGGGCAGGCAACCTGGATAGGATGATTCGAAACATTCATGCAGAATTGCAAGAGCTCTTCCCCTGGATTACGGATCAGGAAAATCCGGAGACCCAGGGGATCCTCAATGAGCAGGTTTTGAACCTTGGTCTCCGTGAACTTGCCGGCTTATATGGAGAGATACTTAAAAACGATCCTTTTCCCGCGGAGATCAATAAGATCCTAAAACCTGCGCTCAGCAAGATTCAGGATTATATTCACAGGTCTGAAAAGCTGCAGCTGCGGCTGGAGGAGATCGCTTTAAAGACAGATTTTCTGCCCCTCTATGACGAATCACGTCAGCTCTTCTCCATTGGTTATAATGTTTCCGAAAGCAAACTCGATAAGTCTTTTTATGATTTATTGGCCTCTGAAGCACGCCAGGCCAGCTTTTTTGCCATTGCCAAGGGAGATGTGCCGCCCAGCCATTGGTTTAAGCTTGGACGTTCGCTGACCATGACCAAAGGAAAACGAAGTTTAGTTTCCTGGAGCGGAACAATGTTTGAATTCCTAATGCCCCTTCTGGTCATGAAAAACTATGAAGCGACCCTTCTCGATGAAACCTATCACTCAGTGGTTGAAGTCCAGAGAAAGTATGGCCTGGAGAAAAATGTGCCTTGGGGTATTTCTGAGTCAGGATTTCATGCCTTTGATCCGCAGCTCAATTATCAGTATAAAGCCTTTGGAGTGCCGGGCTTGGGTTTGAAGCGGGGACTCATTCAGGACCTGGTCATTGCGCCCTATGCCAGCTTCTTAGCTCTCATGGTTTCTCCGCGTGAAGCCGTGTCTAATATTTCCGCAATGGAAGAAAAAGGCTTTGGGGGACGCTATGGCTTATTTGAGGCGGTCGATTTTACGAGCGAACGTGTTCAAGTTGGGCGGCCATTTAAGCTGGTCCAGAGTTTTATGGCTCATCACCAGGGGATGAGTTTACTAGCCATCGATAATGTCGTGTTTAAAAATGTGATGCAGCAGCGTTTGCATAGTGAAGCGCTGATTCAGGCCACTGAGCTCTTGCTCCAGGAACGTCTGCCGGAGGCTACCCAGATAATTCCTCAGCCTGAAGACGAATATCAGGTTACAAAACAGCGAAGCAAAGATCTTGAACTGGAGAAAAATCAGTTTACACTTTTAAACACAGTAAATAGCCCTATCCCGGTGGCGCACTGTATTTCCAACGGTCAGTATTCTGTCATGCTGACCAACTCGGGAGCCGGCTTCAGCCGGTTTAAGACGATTAGTCTCTCGCGTTGGAGAGAAGACGTTACTCAGGATGCTTGGGGAGTATACTTCTATATCCAAAACTTAAATTCAGGGGACGTATGGTCGGCAGCTTATCAGCCTTGTCGGGATTCCGGCGAGGATTATAAGGTAACCTATGCCCCGGACCAGGTTGAGTTCTGCCGCAAGGATGGCAACATAACCACTCATACCGAAATTGTGGTTTCTCCGGAAGACCAAGCAGAGATGCGCCGTATTTCCTTAACAAATCATAGTAAGCATGATCGAACTATCGAAGTCACAAGCTATTTCGAAGTGGTTTTAGCCAGGCAAAGCGAAGATCTGGCTCACCCCGCCTTCAGCAATCTCTTTATTCAAACTGAATTTGCCCATGAGGCTCTTTTAGCGTCCCGCAGACCCCGGAGTGAACACCAGGCAAGACTATGGCTTATGCACACAGTTTGCATAGAGGGAGAAAAGGTTGGTTCTCTCCAATATGAGACAGACCGCTCGCGCTTTATCGGACGGGGCAGAAGTCTTGCTAAGCCTCAAGCCTTAGACGCCAACCACCCTTTGTCGAATACGGCAGGAGCTGTGTTGGACCCTATTATGAGCCTGCGCCGGCGGGTTAGGATTCGTCCGGGAGAAACAGCCAGGGTATCCTTTTCCATTGGATACGCGGAGAGTCGTGAAGAGGCAATCCGTATTGCGGATAAATATCAAGATCCTCTTTCCGTTAAGCGGGCTTTTGAGTTGGCATGGACACATAGCAAAATGGAGCTCCGTCATTTAAACTTAACAGCAGCACAGGCTAATGAAGCATTAAGCCTGGGCGGTCATTTGCTTTATCTTAGTCCCTGCCGAAGAGATGCGGCGGAATGCATTAAACAAAATCGTAAAGGCCAGTCAGCCTTATGGGCTTATGCCATTTCCGGAGATCTGCCGATTGTTTTGGTTCGGGTCGCGAATACAGAGCATTTAGATTTGGTGCGCAGACTTTTGACAATCCATGAGTATTGGAGACTGAAAGGATTGTTTGCCGACCTTGTGATTCTCAATGAAGATGACAGCGGATATGTTCAGGCTTTCCAGGATAACCTGCGCGATTTCATCTCCATGGGGCATGCCCGGGATTTATTAAATCAGCCCAGCGGTGTCTTTCTGCTGCAAAAAGGTCATGTTCAGGCAGATGTCCTTAATCTTCTCTGTACGGTTGCCCGTATAACCTTTACCGGAGAAGGAGGGTCCTGTACTATTCAAGTCCGCAAAAAGGCTAAGCATAGCCTGAGGGAGCCTGTGCATTTCAAGGAAGAAAACCAACCCCTCCCAAATAACACCGACAGCCGAAGTGAGTTTCAGGAAGCAGCAGGAGAAAGCTCCGGAAGCCGGCTGCATTTTTCCAACGGCTATGGTGGGTTCAGCGAAGACGGGAAAGAGTATATCATCGAGCTGCAGGAAGGTATGAACACTCCCTTGCCTTGGATTAACGTTATCGCCAATTCAAACTTCGGTTTTCAAGTATCTGAAGTTGGGGCCGGGTATACCTGGTCTCAGAACAGCAGGGAGTATAAACTTACACCTTGGTCAAATGATCCGATTCTCGATCCGGTGGGGGAAGCACTTTACTTGCGTGATCAGGAAACAGGTGAGTTTTGGTCGGTTACGGCTAATCCAAAACGTGAAAAAGGGTTATACAAAATCCGGCATGGTCAGGGGTACTCGATTTTTGAGCATTGCAGCCGAGGATTGAAACAACATCTCCGCCTTTTTGTCCCAATGGCTGACCCTGTCAAGATGGTTGAGTTAACCCTGACCAATACCTCAGATCGTTCCTTAAACCTAAGTGTAGTTTACTATGTTGAGTGGGTGATGGGGGTTGTACGCGATCAAACCGCACCTTATTTAGTCACTGAGTATGATCAAGCAGGCAGTACGTTCTATGTTCAAAACACCTATCAAGAAGAGCACCAGGGCAGGATTGGGTTTTTAACTGTCTTGGGAGCGGACGTGACCGGTTATACCGGAGATCGTTCCGAATTTATCGGACGCAATGGAAGCTTGGCAGATCCCGCGGGATTAAAGCTTGATTCGTTGTCCGAATCTGTAGGAGCCGGACTTGATCCATGTTCTGCTCTGGAGTTGGAGGTTTTCATACCCCCGGGGGAGAGCAAGCAGATTACGTTCCTATTAGGGGAAACCGCCAATCGCCAGGAGGCCGGGCAGCTCATTTCCGCCTATGAACAACCGGAAAAGATCCATGAGGCATTTAATCAAGTCCTGGAGCATTGGGATAAGCTGTTGGGAAGCATTCAGGTTCAAACCCCGGATATCTCCATGAATTTACTAATAAATCGCTGGCTGATGTATCAAACGATTGTCTGCCGGTTATGGGCACGTTCTGCTTTTTATCAATCCGGGGGTGCCTATGGCTTCAGGGATCAACTTCAGGATGTGATGTCCCTTGTTTATACTGATCCCCCGGTTACACGCCGGCAAATTCTTATCCATTGCAGACATCAGTTTATCGAAGGGGATGTGCAGCATTGGTGGCACGCAGAAAAAGGCAAAGGGATTCGAACCAGATTCTCAGATGACTTGTTATGGCTGCCCTTTGTTACAGCTCATTATATTGAGCGTACGGGGGATATAGGTGTTTTGGATGAAGTGACTGAGTTCCTGGAGGATGAACCATTAAAAGAAGGTGAAGATGAACGCTACTCAATTCCAAGGATTTCGACTGAACAAGGGACTGTTTACGAACATTGCCTGCGGGCTATCGAAAGAGGACTGAGATTTGGGGAACATGGCTTACCTCTGATCGGTTCAGGAGACTGGAATGACGGCTTTAGCCGGATTGGACATCAGGGGAAAGGGGAAAGTGTCTGGTTGGGTTGGTTTTTATACCTGACCTTAATCCACTTTGCCGAATTATGTGATGCGCGTCAGGATCTTGAGCGGGGAGTCCGGTATCGAAAGCTGGCGGAAGAACTTCAGACCAATATTGAGGCCCATGGTTGGGATGGAGGGTGGTATCGGCGTGCCTATTTTGATGATGGAACACCCTTAGGGTCTTCCCAAAATTCGGAATGTCAAATTGACGCTTTGGCACAGTCCTGGTCGGTTATTTCCGGGGCGGCGCGACCCACTCGGGCTAAGGATGCCATGCTGGCCTTAGAACACTATTTATGGCGCAAGGAAGACGGCCTTCTTCTTTTGCTGACTCCGCCCTTTGACAAATTATTACCCGATCCCGGTTATATAAAAGGGTATGTTCCGGGTGTTCGGGAAAATGGCGGGCAGTATACCCATGGAGCGATTTGGTCAATTTTAGCTTATACTACATTAGGCGAGGGAGATAAGGCGGCGGAACTCTTTCAGATGTTAAATCCTATTCACCATGCTCGTACCGAACATGAGGTTCATCGTTATAAAGTGGAACCCTATGTTATGGCAGCCGATGTTTATGCCACTCCTTCACATGTAGGAAGAGGAGGATGGACATGGTATACTGGAGCAGCGGGGTGGATGTATCAAGCGGGACTGGAGGGGATTTTAGGATTTAAACGTCTGGGAGATAAATTAGTCTTAAAACCGTGTATCCCCAGCCGCTGGCCGGGCTTCAGCTTAGTTTACCGGTACAAAACGACAACCTATGAACTGTACGTAGAAAATCCTGCCGCCAGGATGACCGGGTTCGTAAAACTTACCTTGGATCAGGAAGAATTACTTGAGCCTGTCATTGACTTGAAGGATGATGGTCGGACACATACGGTTCGTTTAACGATCTAA
- a CDS encoding DNA translocase FtsK, with product MSKRRNTTSSFWLKLLSVLLMVLALTGLMGAFGFAIGAPVYSMFKYLMKGLSWIGPFICFVSALVVWHNSSIFDSISSRNSDRPAKKNHSIQPKNHRRKHYEEKVADQSQNSKVIPLPPGKLVSLQGFNKYFSSPDWVEMKNTDIEMAEEMKEIGRDFPSYFGTGKAVLPKKHGNLTLLKGFNHYFAEVDQEERLTQPISREKISEPVKVFKKRPDELTPFSSVFKSKKEQEEFLAQFKEDVSPVEQEPDSMAESNSENKPPDDVSKISVIETSMTGAEIEAQNISIHTSKEAVTETELSPKPEPELKPELEPTPELVPEAEYEANPELGLETACEVLSGRNVEDNLSGSDPMDVLAETACKAKMISEAQVAAASGLNLEFVEPAPEETDHSAERVNSWGLPDFDLLEPIPPRTIIQDTETTRQLEKVLLDFGVKAKIIRVTRGPVITRYELAPAPGVKISKIVNLSDDIALGLAARDVRIEAPIPGKAAIGIEVPNKQALSVPFREVLETSSFGQYPSKLKVALGKDIADQPIIADLIKMPHLLVAGATGSGKSVCITTIINSLLFNATPDEVKFLLVDPKMVELSQYNGIPHLLAPVVIDPKKAASALKWIVKEMENRYELFAASGVRDIERYNKLKAGETPGDRPALPFVVVIIDELADLMMVAAGEVEEAICRLAQMARAAGIHLVIATQRPSVDVITGVIKANIPSRISFAVSSQIDSRTILDATGAEKLLGRGDMLYSPLGVNKALRVQGCLVTDEEVQRVIMHWKESGKPEYLDPERLFAETTLKNEESNGPDDALFIDAGQLFIRTGIASVSFLQRRLKLGYTRAARLMDMLEEQGVVGGYEGSKPRQVLLTLEEFNERFS from the coding sequence GTGTCGAAAAGAAGAAATACAACAAGTTCTTTTTGGCTTAAATTATTGAGTGTACTTTTAATGGTCTTAGCTTTGACCGGACTAATGGGTGCTTTCGGCTTTGCCATCGGAGCGCCGGTTTATTCTATGTTTAAGTATCTTATGAAAGGTCTGTCTTGGATAGGGCCCTTCATATGTTTTGTATCAGCTCTTGTAGTATGGCATAATTCCTCAATTTTTGATTCTATATCGTCCCGAAATTCAGATAGACCAGCGAAAAAGAATCATTCAATTCAGCCTAAGAATCACAGGCGGAAGCACTATGAGGAAAAGGTTGCCGATCAGTCCCAAAACTCTAAGGTGATTCCTCTTCCACCAGGAAAACTGGTGAGTTTACAGGGATTTAATAAGTATTTTTCTTCGCCGGATTGGGTAGAAATGAAAAATACGGATATTGAAATGGCTGAAGAAATGAAGGAAATTGGCAGAGATTTTCCTTCTTATTTTGGGACAGGAAAAGCGGTTTTACCTAAAAAACATGGCAATCTGACCCTATTAAAAGGGTTTAATCATTACTTTGCGGAAGTCGATCAAGAAGAACGATTAACTCAACCTATCTCCAGGGAAAAAATCTCCGAGCCTGTTAAGGTATTTAAAAAAAGACCCGATGAACTAACGCCTTTTTCTTCGGTGTTTAAATCTAAAAAGGAACAGGAAGAATTCTTAGCTCAATTTAAGGAAGATGTGAGCCCTGTCGAACAGGAACCGGATTCAATGGCAGAATCGAATTCAGAGAACAAACCTCCCGATGATGTCTCGAAAATCTCAGTTATAGAGACTTCAATGACCGGGGCTGAGATTGAAGCACAGAATATATCCATACATACATCGAAAGAAGCTGTAACAGAGACTGAACTAAGCCCCAAGCCTGAACCTGAGTTAAAACCCGAGCTGGAACCTACCCCGGAATTAGTGCCTGAAGCCGAATATGAAGCCAACCCTGAACTTGGACTTGAAACAGCCTGTGAAGTACTATCCGGGCGGAATGTTGAAGATAACCTGTCAGGGTCGGATCCCATGGATGTCCTGGCAGAGACGGCATGTAAGGCAAAGATGATTTCAGAGGCTCAGGTCGCTGCCGCCTCCGGTCTGAATTTGGAATTCGTCGAGCCGGCTCCTGAGGAGACTGATCACAGCGCTGAAAGGGTTAACTCCTGGGGATTACCTGATTTTGACTTATTAGAACCAATCCCGCCCAGAACCATCATCCAGGATACAGAAACAACCAGGCAGCTTGAAAAGGTCCTCTTAGATTTTGGAGTTAAAGCTAAAATAATTCGAGTGACGAGAGGCCCGGTCATTACTCGTTATGAGCTGGCTCCAGCCCCAGGGGTCAAAATCAGTAAGATTGTCAATTTGTCCGATGATATAGCGTTGGGGCTTGCAGCACGGGACGTGCGCATTGAAGCCCCGATCCCGGGAAAAGCAGCCATCGGAATTGAAGTCCCGAATAAACAGGCACTTTCGGTTCCTTTCCGGGAAGTGTTGGAAACCTCCAGTTTTGGACAATACCCTTCCAAACTTAAAGTTGCCTTAGGGAAAGATATTGCCGATCAGCCTATTATTGCGGATTTGATAAAAATGCCTCATCTCCTTGTCGCGGGTGCCACAGGTTCAGGGAAAAGTGTCTGCATCACGACGATTATTAATTCCCTGCTCTTTAATGCAACTCCGGATGAAGTAAAGTTTTTGCTCGTCGACCCTAAGATGGTCGAACTCAGTCAATATAACGGTATCCCTCACTTATTAGCCCCGGTTGTCATCGATCCTAAAAAAGCGGCCAGTGCTTTAAAATGGATTGTTAAAGAAATGGAAAACAGGTACGAACTTTTTGCGGCTTCAGGGGTTCGGGATATTGAACGTTACAATAAATTAAAGGCAGGGGAAACTCCCGGCGATAGGCCGGCTTTACCATTTGTGGTGGTAATTATTGACGAACTGGCAGATTTGATGATGGTTGCCGCAGGAGAAGTCGAAGAAGCCATCTGCCGCTTGGCTCAAATGGCACGGGCGGCAGGAATTCATCTGGTTATCGCCACTCAGCGTCCCTCCGTGGATGTGATTACCGGAGTGATCAAGGCCAATATACCCAGCCGGATATCCTTCGCTGTTTCATCTCAAATCGACTCGCGAACGATTCTTGACGCCACCGGCGCAGAGAAACTTCTGGGACGGGGAGATATGCTTTATTCTCCCTTAGGAGTGAATAAGGCCCTCCGTGTTCAAGGCTGTTTGGTAACAGATGAGGAAGTACAACGGGTAATCATGCATTGGAAAGAATCGGGCAAGCCGGAGTATCTTGACCCGGAAAGGCTTTTTGCGGAAACGACACTGAAAAATGAAGAGAGCAATGGCCCGGATGACGCCTTGTTTATAGACGCAGGGCAGCTATTTATCAGGACAGGCATTGCCTCCGTATCCTTTCTCCAACGCAGGTTAAAATTAGGGTATACCAGAGCCGCCCGCCTAATGGATATGCTGGAAGAACAAGGGGTTGTGGGAGGCTACGAAGGAAGCAAGCCGAGGCAGGTGCTCCTGACCTTAGAGGAATTTAATGAACGTTTTAGTTAA